In Bacillus sp. KH172YL63, one genomic interval encodes:
- the purF gene encoding amidophosphoribosyltransferase yields the protein MPAEIKGLNEECGVFSIWGHPNAAQITYYGLHSLQHRGQEGTGIVVSDGSKLRCLKGEGLVTEVFQEGTIEKLEGNAAIGHVRYATAGGGGYENVQPLLFNSQNGSLALAHNGNLVNANALKHQLEGQGSIFQTSSDTEVLAHLIKRSGYFNLKDRVKNALTMLKGAYAFVVMTETEMMVALDPHGLRPLSLGKLGDAYCVASETCAFDIVGAEFVRDIEPGELVIINDEGMTSERFSFSGGKAMCTMEYVYFSRPDSNIQGINVHSARKRMGMELAKEAPVEADVVTGVPDSSISSAIGYAEASGIPYEMGLIKNRYVGRTFIQPSQSLREQGVKMKLSPVRGVVEGKRVVMVDDSIVRGTTSKRIVTMLKEAGAKEVHVCISSPPIKNPCFYGIDTSTHEELIASSNSVEEMRQIIGADSLTFLSTDGVIKAIGRDDSSENRGQCMACFTGKYPTEIYPDTLHPHEKELVK from the coding sequence ATGCCTGCTGAAATCAAAGGGTTAAACGAAGAGTGCGGCGTGTTCAGTATTTGGGGGCACCCGAATGCTGCACAGATCACCTATTACGGACTTCACAGTCTGCAGCACAGGGGACAAGAAGGAACGGGTATCGTCGTCTCCGACGGCTCAAAGTTACGGTGCTTAAAAGGGGAAGGCCTCGTGACGGAAGTGTTCCAGGAAGGTACCATCGAGAAGCTTGAAGGGAACGCGGCCATCGGTCATGTCCGATATGCGACTGCAGGGGGCGGAGGATATGAGAATGTCCAGCCCCTCCTTTTCAACTCGCAGAATGGAAGCCTTGCACTTGCCCATAACGGGAATCTCGTCAATGCGAACGCCTTGAAGCATCAGCTTGAAGGACAGGGGAGTATTTTTCAAACAAGTTCAGATACTGAAGTGCTCGCACATTTGATCAAACGAAGCGGTTATTTCAACTTGAAGGACCGTGTGAAGAACGCACTTACGATGTTGAAGGGCGCCTATGCGTTCGTCGTGATGACGGAAACCGAGATGATGGTGGCCCTTGACCCGCACGGTCTTCGCCCATTATCACTCGGTAAGCTTGGGGATGCTTACTGCGTGGCGTCTGAAACGTGTGCCTTTGATATCGTCGGGGCTGAATTTGTTCGGGATATCGAACCGGGGGAGCTTGTGATCATCAATGATGAGGGGATGACCTCAGAACGGTTTAGTTTTTCAGGGGGAAAGGCGATGTGCACGATGGAATATGTGTACTTCTCGAGGCCTGACAGCAATATACAGGGAATCAATGTCCACTCTGCAAGAAAACGGATGGGGATGGAACTTGCGAAGGAAGCGCCGGTCGAAGCGGACGTCGTGACGGGCGTGCCTGATTCCAGCATTTCAAGTGCGATCGGCTATGCGGAAGCATCGGGGATCCCTTATGAAATGGGGCTCATCAAGAACCGGTATGTCGGACGTACGTTCATTCAGCCTTCCCAATCTCTCCGTGAGCAGGGTGTGAAGATGAAGCTTTCACCTGTCAGAGGCGTGGTGGAAGGGAAGCGGGTCGTCATGGTCGATGATTCCATCGTACGGGGAACGACATCGAAACGGATCGTTACCATGTTAAAGGAAGCGGGCGCGAAGGAAGTGCATGTGTGCATCAGTTCACCGCCGATCAAGAATCCTTGCTTCTACGGCATTGATACATCGACTCATGAGGAGTTGATCGCCTCTTCCAACTCAGTGGAAGAAATGCGCCAGATCATCGGAGCGGACTCATTGACATTCTTGAGCACAGACGGTGTGATCAAAGCCATCGGCCGGGATGATTCTTCGGAAAACCGCGGCCAGTGCATGGCTTGCTTTACAGGCAAATATCCGACTGAGATTTACCCGGATACACTTCATCCACATGAAAAAGAGTTAGTGAAATAG
- the purM gene encoding phosphoribosylformylglycinamidine cyclo-ligase, which yields MANAYRQAGVDIEAGYESVDRIKKHVKRTAREGVLGQLGSFGGMFDLSSLNLKEPVLVSGTDGVGTKLKLAFMADKHDTIGIDCVAMCVNDIVVQGAEPLYFLDYIATGKALPEKIEGIVKGIADGCEMAGCALIGGETAEMPGMYSDDEYDIAGFAVGACEKKEIITGEQISEGNVLVGLGSSGIHSNGYSLVRKIFFEDQSFSLEESIPELGTTLKEALLTPTKVYVKPVLAALKQFPIKGMSHITGGGFIENIPRMLPDHLQAEITEGSWEIPGIFTLLEQYGNIQRSEMYNIFNMGIGFVLAVEEHQAEDLLRFFGEQGEEAYIIGRVSAGEGVRLVR from the coding sequence ATGGCAAATGCGTATCGTCAAGCAGGAGTAGATATCGAGGCAGGATATGAATCGGTCGACCGGATCAAAAAGCATGTCAAACGAACGGCAAGGGAAGGTGTCCTCGGTCAATTGGGAAGCTTCGGGGGCATGTTCGATCTGTCGTCCCTGAACTTGAAGGAGCCTGTCCTGGTTTCTGGCACGGACGGGGTCGGGACGAAGCTGAAGCTTGCTTTCATGGCGGACAAACACGATACGATCGGGATCGATTGTGTCGCCATGTGCGTGAATGACATCGTCGTTCAAGGAGCGGAGCCACTGTATTTCTTAGATTATATAGCGACCGGGAAAGCACTTCCGGAGAAGATCGAAGGTATTGTAAAAGGGATTGCGGACGGATGTGAAATGGCGGGCTGCGCGTTGATCGGCGGCGAAACCGCTGAAATGCCGGGAATGTATTCAGATGACGAATATGATATCGCCGGATTTGCGGTAGGGGCCTGTGAAAAAAAAGAGATCATCACAGGTGAACAAATTTCTGAAGGAAATGTGTTAGTCGGACTGGGGTCGAGTGGTATACACAGTAATGGATACTCGTTGGTCCGGAAAATATTCTTCGAAGATCAGTCGTTCTCTTTGGAAGAATCAATCCCGGAGCTTGGGACCACACTAAAAGAGGCATTGCTTACACCGACAAAGGTCTATGTGAAACCAGTATTAGCGGCACTGAAACAGTTTCCCATCAAAGGGATGTCCCATATTACAGGCGGAGGCTTCATTGAGAATATCCCCCGGATGCTGCCGGATCATCTTCAGGCGGAGATTACCGAGGGAAGCTGGGAGATCCCGGGCATTTTCACTCTCCTTGAGCAGTACGGGAATATCCAGCGGAGCGAAATGTACAATATTTTCAATATGGGGATTGGATTTGTGTTAGCGGTTGAGGAACATCAAGCAGAAGACCTTCTTCGATTCTTCGGCGAACAGGGAGAAGAAGCCTATATCATCGGACGTGTGTCTGCCGGTGAAGGTGTCCGTTTAGTTCGCTGA
- the purN gene encoding phosphoribosylglycinamide formyltransferase — protein MRQVAIFASGSGSNFQALVDAVQAGTLKANIRLLVCDQPGAFVIHRAQSAGIPTFVFRAKDYENKHAFEQEILNELAHLGVDFIVLAGYMRLVGPTLLESFGGRIVNIHPSLLPAFPGKDAIGQAIEGGVKITGVTVHYVDAGMDTGEIIAQEIVRVTAGETKQSLQDKIQHVEHHLYPTTLNHLFLTTGY, from the coding sequence ATGAGACAGGTTGCCATATTTGCATCAGGAAGCGGAAGTAATTTTCAAGCATTGGTGGATGCGGTTCAAGCAGGGACGCTGAAAGCGAATATCAGACTGCTGGTTTGTGACCAGCCCGGGGCATTCGTTATTCACCGCGCCCAGTCGGCCGGTATCCCCACTTTCGTTTTCCGTGCGAAGGATTACGAAAATAAGCACGCATTCGAACAGGAAATCCTAAATGAGCTCGCTCATTTGGGTGTTGATTTTATTGTATTAGCAGGGTATATGAGGTTGGTCGGCCCTACGTTGCTCGAAAGCTTCGGCGGCCGGATCGTCAATATCCATCCATCGCTTCTCCCGGCGTTTCCAGGTAAAGACGCCATCGGACAAGCGATCGAGGGAGGAGTGAAGATCACCGGCGTCACGGTCCACTATGTGGACGCCGGCATGGATACAGGCGAGATCATCGCACAGGAAATCGTCCGCGTCACAGCAGGCGAAACCAAACAATCACTCCAGGACAAAATCCAGCACGTCGAACACCACCTATACCCAACAACCCTCAACCACCTCTTCCTCACCACCGGCTACTAA
- the purH gene encoding bifunctional phosphoribosylaminoimidazolecarboxamide formyltransferase/IMP cyclohydrolase, translating to MKKRALISVSDKSGVIEFATELKELGYEIISTGGTKKLLLENGVDVIGVEDVTGFPEILEGRVKTLHPNIHGGLLAKRGEERHLKQLEEQGIEGIDLVCVNLYPFQQTIAKPNVGVEEAIENIDIGGPTMLRAAAKNHQYVTVVVDALDYDEVLAELKLQGELSLEKRRKLAAKVFRHTAAYDSFIAQYMTDISGEENPERFTTTYELKQTLRYGENPHQQASFYRAPLGSEFSIAMARQLHGKELSYNNINDANAALQIVKEFTEPTAVAVKHMNPCGVGVGTSISEAFSKAYEADSTSIFGGIIALNRLVDGETAKQLHEIFLEIVIAPAFSDEAFEILSSKKNIRLLTVPFDSTNKIERRLTTVEGGLLVQADDTFTLDDADIRVVTKREPTEDEWASMKLGWKVVKHVKSNAIVVTDAQMTLGVGAGQMNRVGAASIALEQAGEKAKGAAMASDAFFPMDDTVEAAAKAGITAIIQPGGSIRDEDSIKKADEYGITMVLTGVRHFKH from the coding sequence TTGAAAAAGAGAGCATTAATCAGTGTTTCAGATAAAAGCGGAGTCATCGAATTCGCAACCGAGTTAAAGGAATTAGGATACGAAATCATCTCGACAGGCGGGACGAAGAAGCTCCTTTTAGAAAATGGAGTGGACGTAATCGGTGTCGAAGATGTAACGGGATTCCCGGAAATCCTTGAAGGACGGGTGAAGACGCTCCATCCTAACATCCACGGCGGACTCCTTGCCAAGCGGGGTGAAGAAAGGCATCTGAAACAGCTCGAGGAACAGGGGATCGAAGGCATCGACCTTGTTTGTGTCAATCTTTATCCATTCCAGCAAACGATCGCAAAGCCGAATGTCGGCGTGGAAGAAGCGATCGAGAATATTGATATCGGCGGTCCGACGATGCTTCGTGCGGCAGCGAAAAACCATCAATATGTCACGGTGGTCGTGGACGCCCTTGATTATGATGAAGTGCTTGCGGAATTGAAGCTTCAAGGCGAATTATCTTTGGAGAAGCGCCGTAAGCTTGCTGCGAAGGTGTTCCGTCATACAGCAGCCTACGATTCATTCATCGCACAATATATGACCGACATTTCAGGTGAAGAAAACCCGGAGCGCTTCACCACAACATACGAATTGAAGCAGACGCTCCGTTACGGGGAGAATCCTCATCAGCAGGCATCCTTCTACCGTGCGCCCCTTGGGTCTGAATTCTCGATTGCCATGGCAAGGCAGCTTCACGGCAAGGAGCTTTCTTATAACAATATCAACGATGCGAATGCGGCACTTCAAATCGTGAAGGAATTCACTGAGCCGACGGCAGTGGCAGTGAAGCATATGAATCCGTGCGGTGTCGGCGTGGGAACATCGATCAGCGAAGCATTCTCAAAAGCATACGAAGCGGATTCCACATCCATTTTTGGCGGAATCATCGCGTTGAACCGTTTGGTGGACGGGGAAACAGCAAAGCAGCTACATGAGATTTTCCTTGAGATTGTCATCGCACCAGCTTTCAGTGATGAAGCGTTTGAGATTCTTTCAAGCAAGAAAAATATCCGTCTGTTGACGGTGCCGTTCGACTCTACGAACAAAATCGAGCGGAGACTGACGACTGTCGAAGGTGGGCTGCTTGTACAGGCTGACGACACCTTCACCCTTGACGATGCAGACATCAGGGTCGTGACGAAACGTGAACCGACAGAAGATGAATGGGCGAGCATGAAGCTTGGCTGGAAAGTCGTGAAACATGTGAAGTCGAACGCCATCGTCGTAACCGATGCACAGATGACCCTCGGCGTCGGTGCAGGACAAATGAACAGGGTTGGTGCAGCAAGCATCGCGCTCGAACAAGCGGGAGAAAAAGCAAAAGGGGCCGCGATGGCATCCGATGCATTCTTCCCGATGGATGACACCGTAGAAGCAGCCGCTAAAGCGGGCATCACAGCCATCATCCAGCCTGGAGGCTCCATCCGCGACGAAGACTCCATCAAAAAAGCCGACGAATACGGCATCACGATGGTATTGACGGGGGTTCGTCACTTTAAGCATTGA
- the purD gene encoding phosphoribosylamine--glycine ligase, with amino-acid sequence MKVLVIGRGGREHAICKRFAESESVSEVFCAPGNAGIATVATNVPYNESDVDDLIGFAKREDIAFTFVGPENPLLDGIVNRFKDEGLKIFGPTKEAAIIEGSKSFSKDLMKKYGIPTADYEVFTSVEKAIDYVKSVGAPIVVKADGLAAGKGVVVAETEEEAVGALENMLLDEKFGEASAKVVVEECLVGEEFSLMAFVNGESVYPMVIAQDHKRALDGDKGPNTGGMGAYSPVPHIPDDVVQKAVATVLRPTAQAMIRENRSFTGILYAGLMLTDAGLKVIEFNARFGDPETQVVLPRLTSDFGLIVKDLIEGKPVELEWSEEAVLGVVLAAEGYPGEYEKGIPLPDIEGTVDADTLVYHAGTDLNEDGALVSNGGRVLLVASSAATVEEAQADVYKQLSKVECSGLFYRSDIGQKAIARVSS; translated from the coding sequence ATGAAGGTACTTGTAATTGGTCGCGGAGGACGCGAGCATGCGATTTGTAAGAGATTTGCGGAAAGTGAAAGTGTGTCGGAAGTTTTTTGTGCACCAGGGAACGCCGGAATTGCAACTGTTGCGACAAACGTGCCGTACAATGAATCAGATGTGGACGACCTTATCGGATTCGCGAAACGGGAAGACATTGCCTTTACGTTTGTGGGTCCTGAAAATCCACTTCTGGACGGCATCGTCAACCGCTTCAAAGATGAAGGCCTCAAGATATTCGGCCCAACGAAAGAAGCGGCCATCATTGAAGGAAGCAAATCCTTTTCAAAGGATCTGATGAAGAAGTACGGCATCCCGACCGCCGATTATGAAGTATTCACAAGTGTTGAAAAAGCGATCGACTATGTAAAGTCGGTCGGCGCCCCGATTGTGGTGAAAGCTGATGGACTGGCAGCCGGCAAAGGTGTCGTGGTGGCAGAAACCGAGGAGGAAGCGGTCGGCGCATTGGAAAACATGCTGCTGGATGAGAAATTCGGTGAGGCTTCTGCAAAAGTGGTCGTCGAGGAATGTCTGGTGGGCGAAGAGTTTTCACTCATGGCTTTTGTGAATGGTGAATCGGTTTATCCGATGGTGATTGCCCAGGACCATAAGCGTGCTTTGGATGGTGATAAAGGACCGAATACCGGCGGGATGGGTGCATATTCACCAGTGCCCCACATCCCGGATGATGTGGTCCAGAAAGCGGTGGCCACCGTTCTCCGTCCGACCGCACAGGCGATGATCAGAGAGAATCGTTCATTTACAGGGATTCTTTACGCCGGCCTGATGCTGACTGATGCAGGTCTGAAAGTCATTGAATTCAATGCCCGCTTCGGTGATCCTGAAACACAGGTTGTGCTGCCCCGTTTAACCTCGGATTTCGGTCTGATCGTGAAGGATTTGATCGAAGGGAAACCAGTGGAGCTGGAATGGTCGGAAGAGGCGGTCCTTGGAGTCGTGCTCGCTGCAGAAGGCTATCCCGGTGAGTATGAAAAAGGTATACCTCTGCCTGACATAGAGGGGACGGTCGATGCTGACACGCTTGTGTACCATGCCGGGACGGACCTGAATGAAGACGGTGCCCTTGTTTCAAACGGGGGAAGGGTGCTGCTTGTCGCGTCGAGCGCTGCGACAGTGGAAGAAGCCCAGGCTGACGTGTATAAGCAATTGTCCAAAGTGGAATGCAGCGGACTATTCTATAGAAGTGATATCGGCCAGAAAGCTATCGCGCGCGTCTCTTCCTAG
- a CDS encoding EYxxD motif small membrane protein: MFWEYLTDMSYVLFSLIGGIVAITYVYVRKSRKRRAR; the protein is encoded by the coding sequence ATGTTCTGGGAGTATTTGACGGATATGTCGTACGTGCTGTTTTCCCTGATCGGCGGCATTGTGGCCATTACGTATGTGTATGTGCGAAAGTCTAGGAAGAGACGCGCGCGATAG
- a CDS encoding YgaP family membrane protein, translating to MKASSNIGIINALIRITIGFTILAWSTSKLTRRPWRDSYLVMAVIGAMKVGEGILRYCPITALFEKTAGGNGSGGFAGFKGMDMTNLKDMLKTDKTTPDQHRSEHTQHSGDPLNNTKKETNFNPEQLTNQEVMDALGGNGETSSGGTISRGTDLPS from the coding sequence ATGAAAGCATCATCAAATATCGGGATCATCAACGCCCTCATCCGCATCACCATCGGGTTTACCATCCTCGCATGGAGCACATCGAAACTCACAAGACGGCCATGGAGGGATTCCTACCTGGTCATGGCAGTGATCGGCGCCATGAAAGTCGGAGAAGGGATCCTCCGCTACTGCCCTATCACAGCACTGTTTGAGAAAACAGCTGGCGGAAACGGAAGTGGCGGTTTCGCAGGTTTTAAAGGAATGGACATGACCAACCTCAAAGACATGCTCAAAACCGACAAAACCACACCGGACCAGCACCGTTCCGAACACACACAACACAGCGGAGACCCGCTCAACAACACCAAAAAAGAAACCAACTTCAACCCCGAACAACTCACCAACCAAGAAGTCATGGACGCCCTCGGCGGGAACGGGGAGACAAGTTCTGGAGGGACAATTTCTAGAGGGACGGACCTTCCTTCTTAA
- a CDS encoding adenine deaminase C-terminal domain-containing protein, which yields MEQRYRWKNKQLREHVQVLNGELSPSLLLKNATYLHSTLKKWVQGHIWIYQDRIVYTGEKLPENLGHCEVVDCAGQYLVPGYIEPHVHPFQLYNPQSFSKYASQSGTTTFVNDNLMMFLQLEKKKAFTLLSELNELPVSMYWWTRFDSQTEMMNEEVTFSNGEVKSWLEHDSVLQGGELTAWPRLLQGDDLLLHWMQEAKRMGKVIEGHLPGASDKTIAKLRLLGIDGDHEAMSGEDVYKRLIQGLTVTLRHSSIRPDLPVLLEGLKEQGIDSYDSLLFTTDGSTPGFYEQGVLDFMIKMAIEKGVPLIDAYNMASYNVANYYNITHLHGMIATGRVANINFLSAQDEPTPVSVLAKGKWVRLAGEQVEDTTTINWGENGFKPLDLDWEVGYDDLQFSMPFGIEMVNDVITKPYSISINPSTDFLDGDHDQSFLMLLDRKGEWRISTMIKGFAGGVMGFASSYSNTGDIILIGKSKPDMIAAFRRMKEIGGGIVLTENGEVLHEIPLPLSGLLSQKDMPELIEEEKVLKSLLKERGYRFADPIYTLLFLQSTHLPYIRMTQKGIYDVMKKTVLFPTIMR from the coding sequence TTGGAACAGCGCTACAGATGGAAGAACAAACAACTGCGAGAACATGTACAAGTACTGAATGGGGAATTGTCCCCGAGTCTTCTTTTGAAGAATGCAACGTATCTTCACTCAACTTTGAAAAAATGGGTGCAAGGTCACATCTGGATCTATCAGGACCGGATTGTCTATACAGGAGAAAAGCTGCCTGAAAACCTTGGGCACTGCGAAGTAGTGGACTGTGCCGGCCAGTATCTCGTGCCCGGATATATAGAACCGCATGTACACCCGTTTCAGCTTTATAATCCCCAATCCTTTTCCAAATATGCATCTCAGTCAGGTACGACGACATTCGTCAATGATAACCTGATGATGTTTTTACAATTAGAAAAAAAGAAAGCGTTTACTTTATTGAGTGAGCTCAATGAACTGCCGGTTTCGATGTACTGGTGGACACGCTTTGATTCCCAGACGGAGATGATGAATGAAGAAGTCACCTTCTCTAATGGTGAGGTGAAATCGTGGCTCGAGCATGATTCAGTCCTGCAGGGCGGTGAGTTGACTGCCTGGCCGAGACTGCTGCAGGGGGATGATCTCCTCCTTCATTGGATGCAGGAAGCGAAGCGTATGGGGAAAGTCATCGAAGGTCATCTGCCGGGGGCTTCCGACAAAACGATTGCCAAGCTGCGACTTCTCGGGATCGATGGCGATCATGAAGCGATGAGCGGTGAGGATGTGTATAAGCGCCTGATCCAAGGATTGACTGTGACACTGCGTCATTCTTCGATCAGGCCGGATCTTCCTGTCCTATTGGAAGGGCTTAAAGAGCAGGGCATCGATTCCTATGATTCCCTCCTGTTCACAACGGACGGATCCACACCTGGTTTTTATGAACAAGGGGTGCTGGATTTCATGATTAAAATGGCGATCGAGAAGGGGGTACCCCTGATTGATGCCTACAATATGGCAAGCTATAATGTGGCGAATTATTATAACATCACACACCTGCACGGAATGATCGCTACAGGCAGGGTCGCGAATATCAATTTCCTTTCTGCACAGGATGAACCGACTCCTGTCTCTGTCCTGGCAAAGGGTAAATGGGTGCGCTTGGCAGGGGAACAGGTGGAGGATACGACGACGATCAACTGGGGTGAGAATGGCTTCAAGCCCCTGGACCTCGATTGGGAAGTCGGATATGACGACCTCCAGTTCTCGATGCCGTTCGGGATTGAAATGGTGAACGATGTGATCACCAAGCCGTATTCGATTTCGATCAATCCATCCACTGATTTCCTTGATGGAGATCATGATCAGTCATTCCTCATGCTGCTCGACCGGAAAGGCGAGTGGAGGATCAGTACGATGATCAAAGGATTCGCAGGCGGCGTCATGGGCTTTGCGTCCTCGTATTCCAACACAGGTGACATTATCCTGATTGGAAAAAGCAAACCGGATATGATTGCGGCCTTCAGGAGAATGAAGGAAATCGGAGGCGGCATTGTCCTGACGGAAAATGGTGAAGTCCTCCACGAAATTCCGCTTCCGTTGAGCGGCCTGCTTTCACAAAAGGATATGCCTGAGCTGATTGAGGAAGAAAAGGTGCTTAAAAGTTTGTTGAAAGAAAGGGGCTATCGTTTTGCAGATCCGATTTATACATTATTGTTCCTTCAGTCCACCCACCTGCCTTATATCCGGATGACACAGAAGGGAATCTATGATGTAATGAAGAAAACGGTACTCTTTCCAACGATAATGCGTTAA
- a CDS encoding DUF3048 domain-containing protein encodes MLKRALIIALSSLTLVACSSDKEIKKESDKETATNAVKEETGVETEERSQAPLTGVAEEEATASRAVAVMVNNHPKARPQSGLSQADVIYEVLAEGDITRFLAIFQSHQPEEIGPVRSARDYYIELARGYDGLFIAHGYSPEAKDMLTGGYIDHLNGMQYDGTLFERASFRKAPHNSYISYKHISEGAEKNDFDMERTPQSLNFSDKGDAGGEAAQSVMVTYSRNQLFNVMYDYNEEEGKYERYSDGEQTIDYNGNVPVLVKNLFIVETDHTLVDDKGRRDIDLESGGDAYLMQEGKLRKVQWKNIDGRILPYENDQPVSFLKGSTWINIIPSSPGLTGAVSYQQ; translated from the coding sequence ATGCTGAAAAGAGCTTTGATTATTGCGTTAAGCTCGCTTACACTTGTCGCATGTAGTTCAGATAAAGAGATAAAGAAAGAATCTGATAAAGAAACGGCAACGAATGCAGTGAAGGAAGAAACTGGCGTCGAAACCGAAGAGAGAAGTCAGGCACCTTTGACAGGGGTCGCCGAGGAAGAAGCGACGGCATCCCGGGCGGTTGCCGTCATGGTGAACAACCATCCGAAGGCCCGGCCCCAATCGGGTCTGTCACAGGCAGACGTCATTTATGAAGTGCTGGCGGAAGGGGATATCACCAGGTTCCTGGCGATTTTTCAAAGCCATCAGCCTGAAGAGATCGGTCCTGTCCGGAGTGCAAGGGACTATTATATAGAACTTGCGAGAGGGTACGACGGACTTTTTATCGCTCACGGTTACAGTCCCGAGGCGAAGGATATGTTGACGGGCGGTTATATCGATCATCTGAACGGTATGCAATACGACGGAACATTATTTGAGCGGGCAAGTTTCCGCAAAGCCCCTCATAATTCTTATATTTCATATAAGCATATTTCTGAGGGAGCAGAGAAGAATGATTTTGACATGGAGCGCACCCCGCAATCACTGAATTTCAGTGACAAAGGCGATGCTGGCGGGGAAGCGGCACAGTCGGTCATGGTCACTTACAGTCGCAATCAGTTGTTTAACGTCATGTATGACTATAATGAAGAAGAGGGCAAATATGAGCGATACTCGGACGGGGAACAGACCATCGATTACAACGGGAATGTCCCGGTGCTTGTAAAGAATCTTTTCATTGTGGAGACGGACCATACATTAGTGGATGATAAAGGAAGACGTGACATCGATCTCGAGTCCGGCGGTGATGCCTACTTGATGCAAGAAGGCAAGCTCAGGAAAGTTCAATGGAAGAACATCGATGGACGGATCCTTCCATATGAGAATGATCAGCCGGTCAGCTTCCTGAAGGGATCTACCTGGATCAATATCATCCCGAGTTCACCAGGATTGACTGGTGCTGTATCTTATCAACAATAG
- a CDS encoding YerC/YecD family TrpR-related protein codes for MQINKLRGKELDQLFNAVLSLQDLEECYRFFDDLCTINEIQSLAQRLEVARMLQDGKTYHKIETETGASTATISRVKRCLNYGNDTYQLVLDRVHQKEK; via the coding sequence ATGCAAATAAATAAATTAAGAGGTAAAGAGCTGGATCAGTTATTCAATGCTGTTCTGTCTCTGCAGGACCTGGAAGAATGCTATCGATTCTTTGATGATCTTTGCACAATCAATGAAATACAATCGCTTGCCCAGCGACTTGAAGTGGCACGCATGCTTCAGGATGGGAAAACGTATCATAAGATCGAAACCGAAACAGGCGCGAGCACGGCGACGATTTCCCGCGTGAAGCGCTGCTTGAATTACGGTAACGATACCTATCAGCTTGTGCTCGATCGGGTACATCAGAAAGAAAAATAA
- a CDS encoding heptaprenylglyceryl phosphate synthase, with product MYDVKKWSHVFKLDPNKSIDDGDLEAVCESGTDAILVGGTDGVTLEKVLDLMARVRRYTVPCILEVSNLESITPGFDLYFIPMVMNSQNTNWVTGLHHQAVKEYGEIMNWDEILVEGYCILNPDCKAAQVTEADTGISGEDAAAYAMMAEKMFNLPIFYLEYSGTYGDVETVKEVRDALVDTTLFYGGGIETVQQAKEMAAVSDVVVVGNAVYDNLKEALKTVKAVKG from the coding sequence ATGTATGATGTCAAAAAATGGAGCCATGTGTTTAAACTAGATCCGAATAAATCGATAGACGACGGAGATTTAGAAGCAGTTTGTGAATCAGGGACAGATGCCATTTTGGTAGGGGGAACGGACGGTGTAACCCTTGAAAAAGTCCTTGATTTGATGGCGCGTGTGAGACGATATACGGTTCCTTGTATTCTGGAGGTCTCGAATCTGGAGTCGATCACTCCGGGCTTCGATTTGTATTTCATTCCGATGGTGATGAACAGTCAGAACACGAACTGGGTGACGGGACTGCATCACCAGGCTGTAAAGGAATATGGAGAAATCATGAATTGGGACGAAATCCTCGTAGAAGGATATTGTATATTGAATCCTGACTGCAAAGCGGCACAGGTGACAGAAGCCGACACCGGTATTTCTGGTGAAGATGCGGCTGCTTATGCGATGATGGCAGAGAAGATGTTCAACCTGCCGATTTTTTACCTTGAGTACAGCGGAACCTATGGAGATGTTGAGACGGTGAAAGAGGTAAGGGATGCGCTTGTGGACACAACGCTGTTCTACGGAGGCGGCATCGAGACCGTGCAGCAGGCGAAAGAGATGGCGGCTGTATCAGATGTGGTCGTCGTTGGAAATGCTGTTTATGATAACTTGAAGGAAGCTTTGAAGACTGTTAAAGCGGTAAAGGGGTAA